The sequence CAAATCATGTCCGCTGGCGCCGGCATTCTTCACTCTGAATTCAATCATTCTGCAACGGAAGATCTCAACTTCTTGCAGATCTGGATTCTGCCCCGAATTCGCGACATCGATCCGCGCTACCAACAGCTAGCTTTTCAGCCAGCGGATATCGACAATCAATGGCGCTGTCTTGTTGCCCCGGACCGCGAAGATTCTTTGTGGATCAACCAGAATGCCTGGGTGTCGCTCAGCCGAATCAGCTCCGGCTGCCAACTTGCTGCTACTTTGAATCGAAATGCATCACATGCTTACCTGATGTGTCTGGAAGGCGACTTGATGCTGGAGCAGGAACGGCTTGGTCGCCGCGACGCCCTGGCTCTATCCGGATATAGCGAACTTACTTTGAATACCGAGAGCGGCGCCGACCTACTACTGATTGAGTCCCAGTTTGGCGGATAGAGATGCTCCTAGCTCTGGAAAGCCCTCTCTACCATTTGCTCTGCAATTCCAAACATTTTTGCGAACTCGGAAACAGTGGGCCGCCGCAAGGCCAGCGCGCCAAGGGCAATGGCAACCGCAGCGAGGCTGGATACCTCGCCGCTCAAAAAATAAAGCGCGGAAGACAGCATTCCGGCGCCTTCCACAGCCGCCCATTGAATGATTTTGGCGGACTGATACTGCGGCAATATCTGGCCTAAGTTGGCCCCCGTATCTACAGCGCCGGCAAAGGCTTCGCGCCGGCGCAATACAAGTTGAGGCAAAGTCCAGGCAACGATCAATGCGAATAGCACAGCGCCCGGCCCGCCAAAGCGCCCCGCGACTTCCAATCCTTGCGCAGCTCCAGCGTCTCCGGAGCGTAAATAATAGTGCAGGAGAGCCGCTCCTGCCAGGGCAACACAGAGCGCGACATGTATGATTTGCAGCTGACGCCAGCGCGATGCAAGATTCGCAGGATCCATGAACACGGAATTGGCTCTCCGCCTGGAAAGTCAATCGCACTGAGTAGCGAAAGGACGTTGCCGATTCTCACGCCTTGCCATTTTTGACCCCGTGGTTGCAGCACCCGGATTCTGGAGGACCTTCTGGCGCTCATTGCAGCTTGAAATCAGCGTCGAAAGCCGACGCCCGGGCGGTCTGTTCGGCCCCCTATTGTTTACGGCAAGTCTGGCCTTTCTGTTTCGGGCTTCTCTGAACGACGCCAGCGTTGCCGATGCTGCTAATCGCGCTGCGTTGATGCTGGCCGCACTCTATGTTTCAGCGACATTGGCAGCCAGCCGCCGCATTCACGCCGAAACCGAAGCCGGCGCCCTGCAGATTCAACTCATGGCCCCTGCCGACGCTGCCGCTTTCTTTCTTGCGAAATGCGTCCTCGCCTGGCTGCAGCTCAGTGTACTGGCTCTGCTGCTTGAACCGCTTTATGGCTGGTTGCTGGTTGGAATTCCATCCGTCGCGACGCAAAACACTGTCATATTTTGCACCTGCAGTCTGGCCCTCGCGCCGCTGGCGACACTTGGAGTCTACATTGGTCGCGGTTCCTCGGCCCGTGAACTTGTTACGCCCGCCCTGACTCTGCCGGCCGCTATTCCAATCTTCTTGCTCAGCGCCAGCGCCTTGAAACAAAGCAGCGGCGGTCAGTGGCCGGCGCCGCAAACAATCATTGCTTTACTGGCCTCAGGCGCCCTGTATGCTGCCCTTGGCATTCTGCTTTTCACGGCCCTTGGTTCAGAGGAATGAAAGTCGACATTCACCAGCGCAACACATCAGCTCGCCCAATCTGGCGTCGCAAAGGCGCCGCCGCTCTCGATTGGGCGCTGGTCGCGCTGGCAGCGGGGGCCGCCGTCATCAGCTTCGTCAGCCTCACTTATCCGCCAACGCTTGCCAGCCAGGGACAGGCCAGTCGCATCCTTTTTGTACATGTTCCTGTGGCGTGGGTGGCGCTTTATGCACCGTGCCTTTCGGCGCTTGCCGGCATACTGTATCTGCTCACGAGATTGGAGCGTTACGATATCTGGTCTCTGGCCTGTGCACGCATTGCATTTGTTTTCTCTCTGGCCGTTGTTTTGACCGGCGGAATCTGGGGCTCTGTCGAATGGGGAACCTTCTGGTCCTTTCAGGATCCGCGTTTGATGTCCTTTGCTATTCTGGTTCTGACGCTCGGCGGCTATTTCATGGCCCGCGGACTCAGCGAAAATCCGGCGCGAACAGCAACCTATGGCGCGGCTGCATCCATCCTTGCAGCGCTCGCCGCCCTACTCACCTGGTTCGCCATACGGGTTGTAACTCCGGACCTGCATCCGACGCCTGTGATCGGAACCATGTCCAGGAAAATTGCTCAGACTTTCTGGCTTGCAGTAGGCGCCTACCATTTCGTCTTCCTGGCGCTGCTCCGCGCCGCCGTCCGTCACGAACGAATTGCGCGCGCCACACGATGGTTGAACGAACTGGAAAACACAAACTCATGACCATACTCAGAACGCTAACAAACCGGACGACGATCATTGCCGGTCTTTTGCTGCTTTGCGCAGGCGCGCCCGGAGTTCTATCTGCCGCTCCTCTCGATGCGGAAAGCTTCTTGAACTTGCCTGACGAACAAGCCCGCGAGCAAGTCGGACGATTGACTCCCGAAGAAATCAACGATCTGATCTCAGCATTGCGTCTGCATGTCCGCCGCAGTAATCCAGACCTTGATCGATTTTACCTCGCAATGGAGCACCTCGAGTCAATGCGGGCGACGGAGATTGCTCAAAAACGTGTGGATCGACTGGCTCTCGCTTTTGCCTGCATGTTCGCGCTGATTGTCGCCTTTCAAGGCTGGATTTTCATCGATCAACGTCGACTGACGCGACGCCTCGCCGAGAAAGAGACTTCTCCAGCCAGAGGCTCGCAGCGCGATGAAATCTACCGCGGCGAATGAAGGCTTTCGGCTTCCGTCAGGCGCGGCCGCGGCTCTGCGCCTTCTATCTTTTTTGCGTCGGCCTTCTCGCATTTTTTCTGGACTGCAGTCAGCTACCGGTAGCTAATCTTCAGCGTTGTCACTATGTGCCGGGGATTTCACACCTCCAGGATCTGATCATTGATCGTAGCAGCGGCGGCCTTCCCAGACTGCTACTCAGCGTTCAAAATACGCTCGATCGCGACCCCGGCGGACAGCTGTTGCATCGTGGAATGCTGCTCAGCGTCCCGCTTAACACCGAATCTCCCGATACCGAGCCATTGCAGATCGAAAATCGCGACGATTGGCCGTTCCATCCCGCAGGCATTGCAATCATTGAGCTGCGAGCGCGCGACGGCTGGCTCTACGTCCTGAATCAGGCGCTATCTGATCTTTTTGCAGTAGAACTGTATCGAATACAGGGCAATCGCCTGCAATTTATTGATCGCATTCGATCACGTATGCTAGATCGCCCTCGCGAGATCATTGCAATTGCCAAAGACCAATTTATTGTCTTGCAACGCGACCGATCGATCTTCGGCGGCTCTCCTCTGCTTCTCTTTTATGGGGCGACGGTACGGAGCATACCGCTGAATATCTCAGCGCCCATTTCGATGACGCTCAACGGCAGGAAACTATATGTACTTTCCGAAGCCGGCGATGTGGAGAGCCTTGATCTGCAGTATCTTCCGGCGCCGCCTATTTCTGTTGCAACTCTGCCCGGCCAGGCAGCTGCAATTGCCTTGCGCAGCAGCGAACCCGGCCAACTGATTCGAACAAACGCCAACGGCCTCGGTTACTATCTGGACGGCGACGGCGTCCCGTTGTCGACCGCCTTCGGCGATCCGGAATACACGCGACGCGCTTCGGGTATTCTCCGATACCAGAATCGGATCTACATTGCTCGCAATGACGCGTCTGGCCTGGCTATCTGTCAGGCGCCATGAAATCAGGAGTGGCTGAACAAAGCTTCAAGCACAGAGATAAGTAACGGCGAGCAAAGGCAGCGCTGGCTTCCAGCGAACGATAGAATTCGCCGGATCGCGCCAATACTTCCGCCTCCTCCCTGCCTTGCTGGCCAACGCCAGCTTGAAAGATTGCGCGCTGCATTACCCCGCTCGCAAGCTCCATGCCCGCTTTGTGCGAACGGAGTTCACTATCATACTGCTCCAACTGATTCAAGCCAATTGCAGTAGACCGCCGCGATTCGAATTCGGCCAACGCTTTTGCCTGCATCGCAATCCCACGCAATCGATCCAGCTCAGTCGAAACATTCTTAAGATCAGCAATCCACCCTTCCCGATCCAGTTGAAGCGGAACGAACCTCTCCCCTAAGAAAGTTCGGTCGACCTCCCGCCCGCCTTCCAGTTCAATCGTCGAGCCGGGAACTCCTTCCAGCTTCGCGCCGTGCGAGGTCAGGTTGCTAACGCGAATGCCAGCGGCAATATCGACGGCGATACGTCGCTGAAACCAATGATAGAAGATTAGCAACTTGTCGTTGCTGTGCAGGCCGTTCCCTGCCGATCCTGGCAACCAGCGAACGGGCAGTGCATAGAGCTGGCGGAAATTGTGTAACTCGCGCCTCGCAAGTCGATGCTCCGTGTATCGTAGCCGCTCTTCGAGAGTCGACCCCCGCGAGTGAGCCAGGCCGCCGCTGAAAGCAAAATCCTGACCGATCAGTACAACTCGATTTGCACCCAGCCGTACGGCCAGATCGTAGGCATTCGTAGAAACGGAACCTCCAAAGGCAACTTCGCCCACTGTTTCCCGGCAATATCCGGAAAACCGCCGAGCAAGTGCAAATGGCGTCTCAAAAAACCAAAGTCGATCTGCAGGCAAACGGCGCAGTGCGGCCGCCGCGCAGGAGGGATCGACAATGAAATGTACCTCATCCGGAATGCGTTCCAGGTAGAATCGGTTGATTGGTTGCGGATCAACGCAGACGACAAAGTCAGGCTGAAGCCCGGCGTTCAAGAGCGGCTGTAGAGCTGTGTCTGCGGCTATCAGGACTGAACGATCTCTAGCGCCAGGAATACTAAGAACTCGGGCAGCATCATCGCGCAGGCTCGGTCCTGCGCCGGCCACGATGCAACAGACGCCTTCGAATTTGCCATACAGTCGACCGACCGGACGGGCGTAGGCGAGAATAGGTAGGTTTGCACAAAGGTTTCGCATCCACAACCTGTCAAACCGTGCAAGCGTGGCCTGATTTACGTCGCGTCGATTCAAATATCTTTCCAGATGCTGAAGCGCTCGCTGGTATCGACTATCAGCTTGCGCCAGATTTCGGTTGATGAGGTAGCAGATGCGCGAACTCGGAGTG is a genomic window of Leptospirales bacterium containing:
- a CDS encoding heme exporter protein CcmB, with the protein product MVAAPGFWRTFWRSLQLEISVESRRPGGLFGPLLFTASLAFLFRASLNDASVADAANRAALMLAALYVSATLAASRRIHAETEAGALQIQLMAPADAAAFFLAKCVLAWLQLSVLALLLEPLYGWLLVGIPSVATQNTVIFCTCSLALAPLATLGVYIGRGSSARELVTPALTLPAAIPIFLLSASALKQSSGGQWPAPQTIIALLASGALYAALGILLFTALGSEE
- a CDS encoding DUF115 domain-containing protein, which translates into the protein MNSAASRDLADEQRQLLGLNCSESVEDRGEHSSDLHIAQDASGRWLATAGGRRLHSAHDPQQEARRQLDRALQGRTDGLLVVFGGGLGYILEQAAEMSSLSVIWFEPISELRDHVLSVLDLRQAIASKRLQCLQRWPDDAGLGSLFESTPSSRICYLINRNLAQADSRYQRALQHLERYLNRRDVNQATLARFDRLWMRNLCANLPILAYARPVGRLYGKFEGVCCIVAGAGPSLRDDAARVLSIPGARDRSVLIAADTALQPLLNAGLQPDFVVCVDPQPINRFYLERIPDEVHFIVDPSCAAAALRRLPADRLWFFETPFALARRFSGYCRETVGEVAFGGSVSTNAYDLAVRLGANRVVLIGQDFAFSGGLAHSRGSTLEERLRYTEHRLARRELHNFRQLYALPVRWLPGSAGNGLHSNDKLLIFYHWFQRRIAVDIAAGIRVSNLTSHGAKLEGVPGSTIELEGGREVDRTFLGERFVPLQLDREGWIADLKNVSTELDRLRGIAMQAKALAEFESRRSTAIGLNQLEQYDSELRSHKAGMELASGVMQRAIFQAGVGQQGREEAEVLARSGEFYRSLEASAAFARRYLSLCLKLCSATPDFMAPDR
- a CDS encoding pirin family protein produces the protein QIMSAGAGILHSEFNHSATEDLNFLQIWILPRIRDIDPRYQQLAFQPADIDNQWRCLVAPDREDSLWINQNAWVSLSRISSGCQLAATLNRNASHAYLMCLEGDLMLEQERLGRRDALALSGYSELTLNTESGADLLLIESQFGG
- the ccsA gene encoding cytochrome c biogenesis protein CcsA; amino-acid sequence: MKVDIHQRNTSARPIWRRKGAAALDWALVALAAGAAVISFVSLTYPPTLASQGQASRILFVHVPVAWVALYAPCLSALAGILYLLTRLERYDIWSLACARIAFVFSLAVVLTGGIWGSVEWGTFWSFQDPRLMSFAILVLTLGGYFMARGLSENPARTATYGAAASILAALAALLTWFAIRVVTPDLHPTPVIGTMSRKIAQTFWLAVGAYHFVFLALLRAAVRHERIARATRWLNELENTNS